A section of the Ochotona princeps isolate mOchPri1 chromosome 19, mOchPri1.hap1, whole genome shotgun sequence genome encodes:
- the REEP2 gene encoding receptor expression-enhancing protein 2 isoform X1 encodes MVSWIISRLVVLIFGTLYPAYSSYKAVKTKNVKEYVKWMMYWIVFAFFTTAETLTDIVLSWFPFYFELKIAFVIWLLSPYTKGSSVLYRKFVHPTLSNKEKEIDEYITQARDKSYETMMRVGKRGLNLAANAAVTAATKGQGVLSEKLRSFSMQDLTLIRDEDALPLQGPDGRLRPGPGSLLDTIEDLGDDPALSIRPSTNQTDFRTEPSEEDMGDKAPKRVKSIKKVPKAESPSSKTLKTRPKKKPVAGGDSA; translated from the exons GCTCATCTTCGGCACCCTGTACCCGGCCTACTCCTCCTACAAGGCGGTGAAGACAAAGAACGTGAAGGAGTAT GTGAAGTGGATGATGTACTGGATCGTCTTTGCTTTCTTCACCACAGCTGAGACCCTCACAGACATCGTGCTGTCCTG GTTCCCCTTCTACTTTGAACTCAAGATTGCCTTCGTGATATGGCTGCTGTCTCCTTATACCAAGGGTTCCAGCGTGCTCTACCGCAAGTTCGTGCACCCGACCCTGTCCAACAAGGAGAAG GAAATTGATGAGTATATCACGCAGGCCCGAGACAAGAGCTACGAGACCATGATGAGGGTAGGCAAGAGGGGCCTGAACCTCGCCGCCAATGCTGCGGTCACGGCTGCTACCAAG GGCCAGGGAGTGCTGTCAGAGAAGCTCAGGAGCTTCAGCATGCAGGACCTGACCCTGATCCGGGACGAAGATGCCCTGCCCCTGCAGGGGCCCGATGGCCGCCTCCGCCCAGGCCCTGGCAGCCTCCTGGATACCATCGAGGACTTAG GAGACGACCCTGCCCTGAGCATAAGGCCCAGCACAAACCAGACTGATTTCCGCACAGAGCCCTCTGAGGAGGACATGGGAGACAAAGCCCCCAAGAGGGTCAAGTCCATCAAAAAAGTGCCCAAGGCTGAG TCACCATCTTCCAAGACCCTGAAGACAAGGCCCAAGAAAAAGCCTGTGGCTGGGGGCGATTCAGCTTAA
- the REEP2 gene encoding receptor expression-enhancing protein 2 isoform X2 — protein sequence MMYWIVFAFFTTAETLTDIVLSWFPFYFELKIAFVIWLLSPYTKGSSVLYRKFVHPTLSNKEKEIDEYITQARDKSYETMMRVGKRGLNLAANAAVTAATKGQGVLSEKLRSFSMQDLTLIRDEDALPLQGPDGRLRPGPGSLLDTIEDLGDDPALSIRPSTNQTDFRTEPSEEDMGDKAPKRVKSIKKVPKAESPSSKTLKTRPKKKPVAGGDSA from the exons ATGATGTACTGGATCGTCTTTGCTTTCTTCACCACAGCTGAGACCCTCACAGACATCGTGCTGTCCTG GTTCCCCTTCTACTTTGAACTCAAGATTGCCTTCGTGATATGGCTGCTGTCTCCTTATACCAAGGGTTCCAGCGTGCTCTACCGCAAGTTCGTGCACCCGACCCTGTCCAACAAGGAGAAG GAAATTGATGAGTATATCACGCAGGCCCGAGACAAGAGCTACGAGACCATGATGAGGGTAGGCAAGAGGGGCCTGAACCTCGCCGCCAATGCTGCGGTCACGGCTGCTACCAAG GGCCAGGGAGTGCTGTCAGAGAAGCTCAGGAGCTTCAGCATGCAGGACCTGACCCTGATCCGGGACGAAGATGCCCTGCCCCTGCAGGGGCCCGATGGCCGCCTCCGCCCAGGCCCTGGCAGCCTCCTGGATACCATCGAGGACTTAG GAGACGACCCTGCCCTGAGCATAAGGCCCAGCACAAACCAGACTGATTTCCGCACAGAGCCCTCTGAGGAGGACATGGGAGACAAAGCCCCCAAGAGGGTCAAGTCCATCAAAAAAGTGCCCAAGGCTGAG TCACCATCTTCCAAGACCCTGAAGACAAGGCCCAAGAAAAAGCCTGTGGCTGGGGGCGATTCAGCTTAA